The Synchiropus splendidus isolate RoL2022-P1 chromosome 8, RoL_Sspl_1.0, whole genome shotgun sequence genome has a window encoding:
- the si:ch1073-83n3.2 gene encoding uncharacterized protein si:ch1073-83n3.2 isoform X1 has protein sequence MTLHHHLPFIHPFISYRGPGGFMFKQWKERYLVLSMEGSLLVCRDADSPPDLIIALHSSCEAIAEGREILDLPKLPAGGRRDCCFALILPQNKYLLLLTDSPDDCNLWLKLIRKVREGVMSPMTLQRQRSLTPCITDREPLPDSSSDKEPGSPKVSEGTPPPPQVTERGGSLRDRRQNQGGSPRGPLRSVSMAPPHRVSDCLRHGNSSDARAVRAVCLLMGGAAASSALGYLNSCSPSSPLATRAPEIPHTNGGLSDLSSAGSFHACSQDTDSPQFSSFDFEGDSDFDAFDCGGFAF, from the exons ATGACCCTGCACCATCATCTacctttcattcatccattcatctcgTATCGAGGaccag GGGGCTTCATGTTCAAACAGTGGAAGGAGCGGTACCTGGTCCTGTCCATGGAGGGAAGCCTGCTGGTCTGCAGAGACGCTGATTCTCCTCCGGACCTGATCATAGCACTGCACAGCAGCTGTGAAGCGATCGCAGAGGGGAGGGAGATCCTGGACCTGCCCAAGCTGCCTGCAGGGGGCCGCAGGGACTGCTGCTTCGCCCTCATCCTGCCCCAGAACAagtacctgctgctgctgaccgaCAGCCCCGACGACTGCAA TCTGTGGCTGAAGCTGATCAGGAAAGTCAGAGAG GGTGTCATGTCGCCTATGACCCTGCAGAGGCAGCGCAGCCTCACGCCCTGCATCACAGACCGAGAGCCACTGCCGGACTCCTCCAGCGATAAAGAACCGGGGTCACCCAAGGTCAGCGAGGGCACCCCACCACCGCCTCAGGTCACGGAGCGAGGAGGTTCTCTGAGAGACAGACGCCAGAATCAAG GCGGCTCGCCCCGCGGCCCCCTTCGCAGCGTCTCCATGGCACCCCCTCACCGTGTGTCCGACTGCCTCCGGCACGGCAACAGCAGCGACGCTCGGGCGGTGAGGGCCGTGTGTCTGCTGATGGGAGGGGCGGCAGCCTCCTCTGCTCTGGGGTACCTCAACTCCTGCTCGCCGTCCTCGCCGCTCGCCACCAGAGCGCCAGAGATCCCCCACACCAACGGCGGGCTGTCGGACCTGTCCTCCGCCGGCTCCTTTCACGCCTGCAGCCAGGACACGGACTCCCCACAATTCAGCAGCTTCGACTTCGAAGGCGATTCTGACTTTGATGCGTTTGACTGTGGAGGGTTTGCGTTTTAG
- the LOC128763445 gene encoding cytochrome P450 2G1-like has translation MELSSGLVPGLLFLILLWLYKLKSRRTPGAPSDRKPAAAGQEDSFQDFRSGQSFFWSCALIIRNFPAKCRDINVIKPGVKSGEAGPLLRVFNLFLAGTETTSSTIRYALNVLIKYPKIQGELAEEFDSVVGRQRSPSMEDRKSLPFTDAVIHEIQRMMDIVPFGLPHYALKDISFRGFNIPKCIFIFALLHSVLKSEKIWESPMDFNPQHFLDHKGNFKNDEDDDE, from the exons ATGGAACTCTCCTCCGGACTGGTTCCGGGGCTTCTGTTCCTGATCCTGCTGTGGCTTTACAAACTAAAGAGCCGCAGGACCCCCGGCGCTCCCTCTGATCGGAAACCTGCTGCCGCTGGACAGGAAGACTCTTTTCAAGACTTTCGTTCGGGTCAGAGCTTCTTCTGGTCGTGCGCTCTGATCATCCGGAACTTTCCTGCCAAGTGTCGGGACATCAATGTTATTAAACCTGGAGTTAAATCTG GAGAAGCAGGACCCCTCCTCAGAGTCTTCAATCTGTTCCTGGCTGGAACAGAAACCACCAGCTCCACCATCAGATACGCCCTCAACGTCCTCATCAAGTACCCCAAAATACAAGGTGAGTTAGCAG AGGAGTTCGACTCGGTGGTGGGGCGACAGCGCTCTCCCTCCATGGAGGACAGGAAGTCGCTCCCGTTCACCGACGCCGTCATCCATGAGATCCAGAGGATGATGGACATTGTTCCGTTTGGGCTTCCTCACTACGCCCTCAAAGACATTTCCTTCAGAGGCTTCAACATTCCTAAG TGCATCTTCATTTTTGCACTGTTGCACTCAGTGCTGAAAAGCGAAAAGATTTGGGAGTCACCTATGGACTTCAACCCTCAACACTTCCTGGACCACAAGGGAAACTTCAAGA atgatgaagatgatgacgaaTGA
- the cdkl1 gene encoding cyclin-dependent kinase-like 1 isoform X1: MEKYEKLAKIGEGSYGVVFKCRNRDTGQIVAIKKFVESEDDPVIKKIALREIRMLKQLKHVNLVNLLEVFRRKRRLHLVFEFCEQTVLNELDKHPRGVPEAQLKSIVWQTLQAVNFCHKHNCIHRDVKPENILLNKTGVIKLCDFGFARILTGPEDDYTDYVATRWYRAPELLVGDTQYGPPVDVWALGCVFAELLNGSPLWPGKSDVDQLYLIRKTLGDLIPRHQQVFRSNVFFSGVSIPEPDATEPLEKRFYCASPHTLQVMKSCLVMDPSMRLSCEELLELPYFQEESGSSWGRDGDRAGRRHERGSRRRHTGAQYLPQLPHSNISPAPDVKKQVKHKYHLPNI, encoded by the exons ATGGAGAAGTATGAGAAGCTGGCCAAAATTGGCGAGGGTTCCTACGGCGTGGTGTTCAAGTGCAGGAACAGAGACACGGGTCAGATTGTGGCCATCAAGAAGTTTGTGGAATCTGAAGACGACCCGGTCATCAAGAAGATTGCCCTGCGTGAGATACGCATGCTGAAG cagctgaaacaTGTGAACCTGGTGAACCTGCTGGAGGTCTTCAGGAGGAAGCGCCGCCTCCACCTGGTCTTCGAGTTCTGCGAGCAGACCGTCCTGAACGAGCTGGACAAGCACCCTCGAGG GGTTCCTGAAGCTCAGCTGAAGAGTATAGTGTGGCAGACGCTGCAGGCCGTCAACTTCTGCCACAAGCACAAT TGCATCCACCGTGATGTGAAGCCCGAGAACATCCTCCTCAACAAGACCGGAGTCATCAAGCTCTGCGACTTCGGCTTCGCCCGCATCCTCA CGGGACCAGAGGACGACTACACTGACTACGTGGCGACCCGCTGGTACAGAGCCCCCGAGCTTCTGGTGGGCGACACGCAGTACGGCCCTCCAGTGGACGTTTGGGCACTGGGCTGTGTCTTCGCGGAGCTGCTGAACGGAAGCCCCCTCTGGCCCGGGAAGTCGGATGTTGACCAGCTGTATCTCATTCGGAAAACCTTAG GAGACCTGATCCCTCGTCACCAGCAGGTTTTCCGATCCAACGTCTTCTTCAGTGGCGTCAGCATTCCGGAGCCAGATGCCACG GAGCCGCTGGAGAAGCGCTTCTACTGCGCCTCGCCTCACACCCTGCAGGTGATGAAG TCCTGTCTGGTGATGGATCCTTCCATGCGACTCTCCTgcgaggagctgctggagctgccgTACTTCCAGGAGGAGTCGGGGAGTAGCTGGGGCCGTGACGGGGACCGTGCTGGGCGGAGACACGAGCGAGGGTCCAGACGCCGACACACGGGG GCTCAGTACCTCCCCCAGCTGCCGCACAGCAACATCTCACCAGCTCCAGAcgtgaagaagcaggtgaagCACAAGTATCACCTGCCCAACATCTGA
- the LOC128763536 gene encoding cytochrome P450 2F5-like isoform X1: MELSAGLFLGLLFLILLWLFTLKTRRTLNLPPGPAGLPLIGNLLQLDKNAPFKSLVQLSKTYGPVVTVYLGPQRVVFLMGYDAVKEALVDQAEDFTGRAPFPFLMKVTKGYGLGISNGERWRQLRRFTLSTLRDFGMGRKGMEAWIQEESRHLVARIKNTQTSPFEPTYFLSCSVSNVICCLVFGQRFEYEDEHFLHLLKIISEALRFGSTPRGQLYNVFPRLMEILPGYHHTVFNLIQELRGFVMTKIQEHQDSLDPASPRDYIDRFLTRLHQEKQDPSSEFHHENLVGTVFNLFLAGTETTSSTIRYALNVLIKYPKIQEEMQQEIDSVVGRQRSPFMEDRKSLPFTDAVIHEIQRMMDIVPFGLPHYALKDISFRGFNIPKVRSWHHSWRTNVSNQLVSLQGTFIFALLHSVLKSEKSWESPLDFNPQHFLDQNGNFKKNPAFLPFSAGKRACVGESLARMELFLFMVSLLQSFTFSCPGGPDSVDLNPEYSSFANLPRRNQIIATPRC; this comes from the exons ATGGAACTCTCTGCGGGACTGTTTCTGGGGCTTCTGTTCCTGATCCTGCTGTGGCTCTTCACCCTGAAGACCCGCAGGACTCTCAACCTGCCCCCCGGACCCGCCGGACTCCCTCTGATCGGaaacctgctgcagctggacaaGAACGCTCCTTTCAAAAGTTTGGTTCAG CTGAGTAAAACCTACGGACCGGTGGTGACCGTGTACCTGGGTCCTCAGAGGGTTGTGTTTCTGATGGGCTACGACGCTGTGAAGGAGGCCCTGGTGGACCAGGCGGAGGACTTCACTGGCCGGGCTCCATTTCCTTTCTTGATGAAAGTTACAAAAGGATATG GTTTGGGGATCAGCAATGGGGAACGCTGGCGGCAGCTGCGGCGCTTCACCCTTTCGACTCTCCGAGACTTTGGAATGGGACGGAAGGGAATGGAGGCTTGGAtccaggaggagagcagacaCCTGGTGGCCAggattaaaaatacacaaa CATCACCCTTTGAACCCACCTACTTCCTGAGCTGCTCTGTGTCCAACGTGATCTGCTGCCTGGTGTTCGGTCAACGCTTCGAGTACGAGGACGAGCACTTCCTGCACCTGCTGAAGATCATCTCAGAGGCCCTGAGGTTCGGGAGCACCCCCAGAGGACAG ttGTACAACGTCTTCCCTCGGCTGATGGAGATCCTCCCGGGTTATCATCACACCGTCTTCAACCTGATTCAGGAGCTCAGGGGTTTCGTCATGACCAAGATCCAGGAGCACCAGGACTCCCTGGACCCGGCTTCGCCCCGGGACTACATTGATCGCTTCCTCACTAGACTCCACCAG GAGAAGCAGGACCCCTCCTCAGAGTTCCACCACGAGAACCTGGTGGGGACGGTCTTCAATCTGTTCCTGGCTGGAACAGAAACCACCAGCTCCACCATCAGATACGCCCTCAACGTCCTCATCAAGTACCCCAAAATACAAG aggagatgcagcaggagaTCGACTCGGTGGTGGGGCGACAGCGCTCTCCCTTCATGGAAGACAGGAAGTCGCTCCCGTTCACCGACGCCGTCATCCACGAGATCCAGAGGATGATGGACATTGTTCCGTTCGGGCTTCCTCACTACGCCCTCAAAGACATTTCCTTCAGAGGCTTCAACATTCCCAAGGTTCGTTCCTGGCATCATTCATGGAGAACAAACGTGAGCAACCAGCTGGTGTCTCTTCAGGGCACCTTCATTTTTGCACTGTTGCACTCAGTGCTGAAGAGTGAGAAGAGTTGGGAGTCACCGCTTGACTTTAACCCTCAACACTTCCTGGATCAGAACGGAAACTTCAAGAAGAATCCAGCCTTCCTGCCTTTTTCTGCtg GTAAGCGGGCGTGCGTGGGAGAGTCGCTGGCCAGGATGGAGCTCTTCCTCTTCATGGTGTCGCTGCTGCAGagcttcaccttctcctgcccGGGGGGACCCGACAGCGTGGACCTGAACCCCGAGTACAGCAGCTTCGCCAACCTGCCGCGCAGGAACCAGATCATAGCCACGCCCCGTTGTTGA
- the LOC128763537 gene encoding cytochrome P450 2F5-like, producing the protein MELSAGLFLGLLFLILLWLFTLKTRRTLNLPPGPAGLPLIGNLLQLDKNAPFKSLVQLSKTYGPVVTVYLGPRRVVVLMGYEAVKEALVDQAEDFTGRAPFPFLTKVTKGYGLAISNGERWRQLRRFTLTTLRDFGMGRRGMEAWIQEESRHLVARIKTTQSSLFEPTYFLSCSVSNVICCLVFGQRFEYEDERFLHLLKIISEVLRFGSTPRGQLYNIFPWLMDIIPGRHHTVFSLMQELNHFIMIKIQEHQDSLDPASPRDLIDCFLTRLYQEKQDPSTEFHHENLVGTVFDLFLAGTETTASTITYALNVLIKYPKIQEETQQEIDSVVGRQRSPSMEDRKSLPFTDAVIHEIQRMVDLTPLGVPHYTLKDISFRGFNIPKGTVIIPLLHSVLKSEKSWESPLDFNPQHFLDQNGNFKSKRACVGESLARMELFLFMVSLLQSFTFSCPGGPDSVDLNPEYSSFANLPRRNQIIATPRC; encoded by the exons ATGGAACTCTCTGCGGGACTGTTTCTGGGGCTTCTGTTCCTGATCCTGCTGTGGCTCTTCACCCTGAAGACCCGCAGGACTCTCAACCTGCCCCCCGGACCCGCCGGACTCCCTCTGATCGGaaacctgctgcagctggacaaGAACGCTCCTTTCAAAAGTTTGGTTCAG CTGAGTAAAACCTACGGACCAGTGGTGACCGTGTACTTGGGTCCTCGGAGGGTTGTGGTTCTGATGGGCTATGAGGCTGTGAAAGAGGCCCTGGTGGACCAGGCGGAGGACTTCACCGGCCGGGCTCCATTTCCTTTCCTGACGAAAGTGACAAAAGGCTACG GTTTGGCGATCAGCAATGGGGAACGCTGGCGGCAGCTGCGGCGCTTCACCCTGACGACGCTCAGAGACTTCGGAATGGGACGGAGGGGGATGGAAGCCTGGAtccaggaggagagcagacaCCTGGTGGCCAGGATCAAAACTACACAAT CATCACTCTTTGAACCCACCTACTTCCTGAGCTGCTCCGTGTCCAATGTGATCTGCTGCCTGGTGTTCGGTCAACGCTTCGAGTACGAGGACGAGCGTTTCCTGCACCTGCTGAAGATCATCTCAGAGGTCCTGAGGTTCGGGAGCACCCCCAGAGGACAG TTGTACAACATCTTTCCTTGGCTAATGGACATCATCCCGGGTCGCCATCACACCGTCTTCAGCCTGATGCAGGAGCTAAATCATTTCATCATGATCAAGATCCAGGAGCATCAGGACTCACTGGACCCGGCCTCACCCCGGGACCTCATTGACTGCTTCCTCACCAGACTCTACCAG gagaagcAGGATCCCTCCACAGAGTTCCACCACGAGAACCTGGTGGGGACGGTCTTCGATCTGTTCCTGGCTGGAACAGAAACCACCGCCTCCACAATCACGTACGCCCTCAACGTCCTCATCAAGTACCCCAAAATACAAG aggagacgcagcaggagATCGACTCGGTGGTGGGGCGACAGCGCTCTCCCTCCATGGAGGACAGGAAGTCGCTCCCGTTCACCGACGCCGTCATCCATGAGATCCAGAGGATGGTGGACCTTACCCCGCTGGGGGTTCCTCACTACACCCTCAAAGACATTTCCTTCAGAGGCTTCAACATTCCCAAG GGCACCGTCATTATACCGCTGCTGCACTCAGTGCTGAAGAGTGAGAAGAGTTGGGAGTCACCGCTTGACTTCAACCCTCAACACTTCCTGGACCAGAACGGAAACTTCAAGA GTAAGCGGGCGTGCGTGGGAGAGTCGCTGGCCAGGATGGAGCTCTTCCTCTTCATGGTGTCGCTGCTGCAGagcttcaccttctcctgcccGGGGGGACCCGACAGCGTGGACCTGAACCCCGAGTACAGCAGCTTCGCCAACCTGCCGCGCAGGAACCAGATCATAGCCACGCCCCGTTGTTGA
- the LOC128763536 gene encoding cytochrome P450 2F5-like isoform X2 has translation MELSAGLFLGLLFLILLWLFTLKTRRTLNLPPGPAGLPLIGNLLQLDKNAPFKSLVQLSKTYGPVVTVYLGPQRVVFLMGYDAVKEALVDQAEDFTGRAPFPFLMKVTKGYGLGISNGERWRQLRRFTLSTLRDFGMGRKGMEAWIQEESRHLVARIKNTQTSPFEPTYFLSCSVSNVICCLVFGQRFEYEDEHFLHLLKIISEALRFGSTPRGQLYNVFPRLMEILPGYHHTVFNLIQELRGFVMTKIQEHQDSLDPASPRDYIDRFLTRLHQEKQDPSSEFHHENLVGTVFNLFLAGTETTSSTIRYALNVLIKYPKIQEEMQQEIDSVVGRQRSPFMEDRKSLPFTDAVIHEIQRMMDIVPFGLPHYALKDISFRGFNIPKGTFIFALLHSVLKSEKSWESPLDFNPQHFLDQNGNFKKNPAFLPFSAGKRACVGESLARMELFLFMVSLLQSFTFSCPGGPDSVDLNPEYSSFANLPRRNQIIATPRC, from the exons ATGGAACTCTCTGCGGGACTGTTTCTGGGGCTTCTGTTCCTGATCCTGCTGTGGCTCTTCACCCTGAAGACCCGCAGGACTCTCAACCTGCCCCCCGGACCCGCCGGACTCCCTCTGATCGGaaacctgctgcagctggacaaGAACGCTCCTTTCAAAAGTTTGGTTCAG CTGAGTAAAACCTACGGACCGGTGGTGACCGTGTACCTGGGTCCTCAGAGGGTTGTGTTTCTGATGGGCTACGACGCTGTGAAGGAGGCCCTGGTGGACCAGGCGGAGGACTTCACTGGCCGGGCTCCATTTCCTTTCTTGATGAAAGTTACAAAAGGATATG GTTTGGGGATCAGCAATGGGGAACGCTGGCGGCAGCTGCGGCGCTTCACCCTTTCGACTCTCCGAGACTTTGGAATGGGACGGAAGGGAATGGAGGCTTGGAtccaggaggagagcagacaCCTGGTGGCCAggattaaaaatacacaaa CATCACCCTTTGAACCCACCTACTTCCTGAGCTGCTCTGTGTCCAACGTGATCTGCTGCCTGGTGTTCGGTCAACGCTTCGAGTACGAGGACGAGCACTTCCTGCACCTGCTGAAGATCATCTCAGAGGCCCTGAGGTTCGGGAGCACCCCCAGAGGACAG ttGTACAACGTCTTCCCTCGGCTGATGGAGATCCTCCCGGGTTATCATCACACCGTCTTCAACCTGATTCAGGAGCTCAGGGGTTTCGTCATGACCAAGATCCAGGAGCACCAGGACTCCCTGGACCCGGCTTCGCCCCGGGACTACATTGATCGCTTCCTCACTAGACTCCACCAG GAGAAGCAGGACCCCTCCTCAGAGTTCCACCACGAGAACCTGGTGGGGACGGTCTTCAATCTGTTCCTGGCTGGAACAGAAACCACCAGCTCCACCATCAGATACGCCCTCAACGTCCTCATCAAGTACCCCAAAATACAAG aggagatgcagcaggagaTCGACTCGGTGGTGGGGCGACAGCGCTCTCCCTTCATGGAAGACAGGAAGTCGCTCCCGTTCACCGACGCCGTCATCCACGAGATCCAGAGGATGATGGACATTGTTCCGTTCGGGCTTCCTCACTACGCCCTCAAAGACATTTCCTTCAGAGGCTTCAACATTCCCAAG GGCACCTTCATTTTTGCACTGTTGCACTCAGTGCTGAAGAGTGAGAAGAGTTGGGAGTCACCGCTTGACTTTAACCCTCAACACTTCCTGGATCAGAACGGAAACTTCAAGAAGAATCCAGCCTTCCTGCCTTTTTCTGCtg GTAAGCGGGCGTGCGTGGGAGAGTCGCTGGCCAGGATGGAGCTCTTCCTCTTCATGGTGTCGCTGCTGCAGagcttcaccttctcctgcccGGGGGGACCCGACAGCGTGGACCTGAACCCCGAGTACAGCAGCTTCGCCAACCTGCCGCGCAGGAACCAGATCATAGCCACGCCCCGTTGTTGA
- the si:ch1073-83n3.2 gene encoding uncharacterized protein si:ch1073-83n3.2 isoform X2: MNTDMSTVGVHRGYLKKYGGFMFKQWKERYLVLSMEGSLLVCRDADSPPDLIIALHSSCEAIAEGREILDLPKLPAGGRRDCCFALILPQNKYLLLLTDSPDDCNLWLKLIRKVREGVMSPMTLQRQRSLTPCITDREPLPDSSSDKEPGSPKVSEGTPPPPQVTERGGSLRDRRQNQGGSPRGPLRSVSMAPPHRVSDCLRHGNSSDARAVRAVCLLMGGAAASSALGYLNSCSPSSPLATRAPEIPHTNGGLSDLSSAGSFHACSQDTDSPQFSSFDFEGDSDFDAFDCGGFAF, from the exons ATGAACACAGACATGAGCACCGTCGGAGTTCATCGAGGATACCTGAAGAAATATG GGGGCTTCATGTTCAAACAGTGGAAGGAGCGGTACCTGGTCCTGTCCATGGAGGGAAGCCTGCTGGTCTGCAGAGACGCTGATTCTCCTCCGGACCTGATCATAGCACTGCACAGCAGCTGTGAAGCGATCGCAGAGGGGAGGGAGATCCTGGACCTGCCCAAGCTGCCTGCAGGGGGCCGCAGGGACTGCTGCTTCGCCCTCATCCTGCCCCAGAACAagtacctgctgctgctgaccgaCAGCCCCGACGACTGCAA TCTGTGGCTGAAGCTGATCAGGAAAGTCAGAGAG GGTGTCATGTCGCCTATGACCCTGCAGAGGCAGCGCAGCCTCACGCCCTGCATCACAGACCGAGAGCCACTGCCGGACTCCTCCAGCGATAAAGAACCGGGGTCACCCAAGGTCAGCGAGGGCACCCCACCACCGCCTCAGGTCACGGAGCGAGGAGGTTCTCTGAGAGACAGACGCCAGAATCAAG GCGGCTCGCCCCGCGGCCCCCTTCGCAGCGTCTCCATGGCACCCCCTCACCGTGTGTCCGACTGCCTCCGGCACGGCAACAGCAGCGACGCTCGGGCGGTGAGGGCCGTGTGTCTGCTGATGGGAGGGGCGGCAGCCTCCTCTGCTCTGGGGTACCTCAACTCCTGCTCGCCGTCCTCGCCGCTCGCCACCAGAGCGCCAGAGATCCCCCACACCAACGGCGGGCTGTCGGACCTGTCCTCCGCCGGCTCCTTTCACGCCTGCAGCCAGGACACGGACTCCCCACAATTCAGCAGCTTCGACTTCGAAGGCGATTCTGACTTTGATGCGTTTGACTGTGGAGGGTTTGCGTTTTAG
- the cdkl1 gene encoding cyclin-dependent kinase-like 1 isoform X2, which produces MEKYEKLAKIGEGSYGVVFKCRNRDTGQIVAIKKFVESEDDPVIKKIALREIRMLKLKHVNLVNLLEVFRRKRRLHLVFEFCEQTVLNELDKHPRGVPEAQLKSIVWQTLQAVNFCHKHNCIHRDVKPENILLNKTGVIKLCDFGFARILTGPEDDYTDYVATRWYRAPELLVGDTQYGPPVDVWALGCVFAELLNGSPLWPGKSDVDQLYLIRKTLGDLIPRHQQVFRSNVFFSGVSIPEPDATEPLEKRFYCASPHTLQVMKSCLVMDPSMRLSCEELLELPYFQEESGSSWGRDGDRAGRRHERGSRRRHTGAQYLPQLPHSNISPAPDVKKQVKHKYHLPNI; this is translated from the exons ATGGAGAAGTATGAGAAGCTGGCCAAAATTGGCGAGGGTTCCTACGGCGTGGTGTTCAAGTGCAGGAACAGAGACACGGGTCAGATTGTGGCCATCAAGAAGTTTGTGGAATCTGAAGACGACCCGGTCATCAAGAAGATTGCCCTGCGTGAGATACGCATGCTGAAG ctgaaacaTGTGAACCTGGTGAACCTGCTGGAGGTCTTCAGGAGGAAGCGCCGCCTCCACCTGGTCTTCGAGTTCTGCGAGCAGACCGTCCTGAACGAGCTGGACAAGCACCCTCGAGG GGTTCCTGAAGCTCAGCTGAAGAGTATAGTGTGGCAGACGCTGCAGGCCGTCAACTTCTGCCACAAGCACAAT TGCATCCACCGTGATGTGAAGCCCGAGAACATCCTCCTCAACAAGACCGGAGTCATCAAGCTCTGCGACTTCGGCTTCGCCCGCATCCTCA CGGGACCAGAGGACGACTACACTGACTACGTGGCGACCCGCTGGTACAGAGCCCCCGAGCTTCTGGTGGGCGACACGCAGTACGGCCCTCCAGTGGACGTTTGGGCACTGGGCTGTGTCTTCGCGGAGCTGCTGAACGGAAGCCCCCTCTGGCCCGGGAAGTCGGATGTTGACCAGCTGTATCTCATTCGGAAAACCTTAG GAGACCTGATCCCTCGTCACCAGCAGGTTTTCCGATCCAACGTCTTCTTCAGTGGCGTCAGCATTCCGGAGCCAGATGCCACG GAGCCGCTGGAGAAGCGCTTCTACTGCGCCTCGCCTCACACCCTGCAGGTGATGAAG TCCTGTCTGGTGATGGATCCTTCCATGCGACTCTCCTgcgaggagctgctggagctgccgTACTTCCAGGAGGAGTCGGGGAGTAGCTGGGGCCGTGACGGGGACCGTGCTGGGCGGAGACACGAGCGAGGGTCCAGACGCCGACACACGGGG GCTCAGTACCTCCCCCAGCTGCCGCACAGCAACATCTCACCAGCTCCAGAcgtgaagaagcaggtgaagCACAAGTATCACCTGCCCAACATCTGA